The genomic stretch CGCGGCCGGAGCGGGCGCGGGCGTGGCCGCAGCGGGCGCGGGCACGACGGCCGCAGCCGGCGGATCCGGGACAGCCTCGCCGGTCGCCCCCAGCCGCTGCACGTAGCGCTCCTCCTTCTGCCCCGGCCGGCGCGGCAGGCGCTCGGCCATCCCGCGTGCGATGAGCCGCTCGAGCGTCTCGTCGATGGCCGTCAGCCCGGCGAACGGATGCAGCCGCGCCGCGCGCTGGTTGAGCTCACCCGGCGTCTGCGGCCCGCGCAGCAGCAGCACGGCCAGCAGCGAGAGCTCGGCGTCGTCGAGCCCGAGCTCCTCCCTGAGCAGGTGACGGTACTTCGCCGCCCGGCTGCCCTGCCCGCTCGTCAGCCGCGTCCACCG from Capillimicrobium parvum encodes the following:
- a CDS encoding YceH family protein, which encodes MEPDAVELRILGCLIEKQRTTPDAYPLSLNSLRLACNQSTNRDPVVDYDEATIRDALNRLYRRRWTRLTSGQGSRAAKYRHLLREELGLDDAELSLLAVLLLRGPQTPGELNQRAARLHPFAGLTAIDETLERLIARGMAERLPRRPGQKEERYVQRLGATGEAVPDPPAAAVVPAPAAATPAPAPAALAPAGPAPAPAGPAPAAAAPAPAAPVSPPADDGRLAALEREVADLRAEVAALRAELGG